In Saccharomyces eubayanus strain FM1318 chromosome X, whole genome shotgun sequence, the genomic window GTGGCTACTTTCGTTAACAAGCCCATCTCTGCTGATACTTCTTGGTTGTGTTTGCAAAtgagaaaacaagaaacgtTGTAACTAGAGAGTATGTGTGTACACGCTAAAAAGACCagtctcttcttttgttatattatataatgTACTAATAATTTATTGAGTCATCTKgtgaaaaaagttaaaagaaaattttttttttcatgtcCGGTTCCGCTCGTAACAAAAAGGCAGCGTTAGTAATGCCTCTAGTattttagaattttttcGTGCGTTCGAGTGTGAGGTGAAGCAACAACGTGATTTGGAGAGTAGGGATTAGGGCGGACGACTAACCCACACGCTTGATTACATGGACACCGCTGCCCGACTCGACAATGTCGCTCACTTCTCCGACCTTGAGCTTGAAGGCGGCGTCCTCGAAACTGGGCTGCATCTCGCCCCTGCCGAACCAGCCCAGGTCGCCGCCCCTCTTGTACGAAGAGCAGTCGGACCTCTCCTTAGCCAGCGCCTCGAAGGAGTTGGTCTTGGAAGCGTCGTCCAGCCTCGTGACCAGGGTCTTTAGCTCGTCCGTGGCCTCTTGCTTGGATATGGTGATGTTCTCGGACCGGTGCGAAGCAGGTCTTCTCGAGTCCTGGTGCTTGATGAGGATGTGCAGACACCTTACACGCATTGGGTGGTCTTTCAGATACTCGTGCAGCTGTTCCTTATCCGTACCCTCGGGCTCCTCCCACTGCGAGTGCTTCGTGTCCGGGTTGAAGAAGTactctcttttcttggacTTGCTGTACCTGACAGTCCACGGCGTGGGCAGGCCGGTGCTGGCTGCTGCGTCGGATGGCATTGCTGTGTGGTTGCTGCTGTGTGGAGAGTCGTGTGGAGGTAAAAGCTGGTAGCACTGGGGCCCTTTTCACCTTAAACAGAGGGGGAAAAATAGTGGGTGCCCGCTCGTGAGGAATGATATGTGGAAGATGACAGTAAAGATTAAAGATTGAATATATAGAGATGTGTATGAGTATGGGAGGTTGCAGCAGGTCAGAACTTGGCCCGGATGTCACGTTCGGCACCGTAGACGACGTAGCCCTCCTGGGAGACGCTTGCTGCAATCCGGCCCGTGCGGGAGTCGAAGTACCTGCCCTGCACGAGGTGCTTGTCCCAGTGCGACCGCGGGTTGGCTACTTTGAGGTGGATCCAGTCGTTCACGTGGGG contains:
- the ESS1 gene encoding peptidylprolyl isomerase ESS1 encodes the protein MPSDAAASTGLPTPWTVRYSKSKKREYFFNPDTKHSQWEEPEGTDKEQLHEYLKDHPMRVRCLHILIKHQDSRRPASHRSENITISKQEATDELKTLVTRLDDASKTNSFEALAKERSDCSSYKRGGDLGWFGRGEMQPSFEDAAFKLKVGEVSDIVESGSGVHVIKRVG